The following is a genomic window from Micromonospora cathayae.
GTCGTGTAGTACACGTGGACGTCGGTGAGCCGGCGGTACCGCGCGTACTCCTCGAACAGTCGCACCTGCTCGGTGTTCGGCGCGGACACCTGGATGTAGAGGCGCGACCGGCTGCCGATGCCGTCCCCGGACAGGGTCGGCGCGATCACCGGCAGGCCGACCCGGTTGAGTTCGCCGATCGCCTCGGCGGTGTTGGTGCGGCTGTCCACCAGACCGACCACGCCGAGCACCGTCCGGTCGTCGTGGGCCAGCTCGGCCAGCATCCGTACGGCCAGGTCGGCGTGGGCCATCTGCGCACCGCCGTTGGCGACGACCACCCGCAGCAGGGGCGCGCCGTCCACCCCGGCCGTCGCCTGGAGGAGCGCGTACTGGGCGGTCGCCATCCCCTCCAGTTCCTCCCGTTCGGAGACGTACGACTCCTCGTCGAAACCGGTCCGGTTGCCGGTGAGGGCACCCAGGTACACCAGGGTGAGGAAGGGGCGGCGACGGTCGCTGTCGGCCCAGGCTTCCTCGGCACGCCGGTTCTGCTCGAAGATCCGCCGCTGGACGGCCCGCAGCCGGTCCTGCCCCCGGTCGGCGTTGAACACCTGCCGCCCGCTGTCGCTGTACCCGATGCACTCGTCGCCGACCAGACGCACCGACACCCCGCCTGCGGGCGCGGGCAGGCAGCCCGGCCCCCACCGGCCGGTCACCCAGAAGCCCGCCCCGACCAGCAGCAGCAGGCACAGCGCGGCGGGCAGGAACCGGCGGGCCCACCAGGGCGGGGCCGGGGCGGCGAAGCCACCCGGCGCATCCCGCAGCTGGTACTCGCCGGCCTCCGCGCCCACCTGGACGGGGAGCAGCCAGGCCGCAGGTCGGCGCATCCGCCGGGCCTCCGGCACCGTCCCGGCCCACTCCTCGTACGCCTCCTCGGCCCCGGTGAGCGGGTAGGTGGTGTCCGTACCCGGTGGCGGTTGCGTGCCGGTGGCGACCACCAGCAGCGGGTCGTTGCGGCCGGTCTCGTTGCGGACGTCGTTGAGCAGCCGGACCAGGGTGTGCGTGGGGGTGCCGGCGTCGGCGTGTTCCAGCAGCAGCACCGGCGAGGCGGTCCGCCGCCAGTCGGACGGCCGCCAGGGTCGCCGCCGGTACGCCCGGCGCAGGTCCTCGAGGAAGGCGTGCAGGAGCAGCTTGTCGACCTGGTCGGGCTGCTCGCTGTCGCGCCAGCCGGCGTTGAGCCGCTCGGCGAACCCGAGGAAGGTGACCGACTGCCGGGGGGCGAGGTACTGCTGCCGCATGAACCACGAATAGGGTCGGCCCAGCACCGGTAGCAGGCCGGAGACCGCCACCCGGAACACCACGTTCGGTACCGCGAACCGGACCAGCCAGAACACCGCCTGCGAGACGAGGGTGGTGGCGTCCCCGCCGGCAGCCACGGGCTCACCGGTGGCGCCCGTGCCGCGCCGTTCCCGGAGCCGCTGGACCAGGCCGGCGCGGCTGTCGCCGGCGTCCACGCCGAAACTCAGGCTCTGGTGCGTCAGCCAGTCGGCGAGCAGGTAGTGCCGGAACCGGAACCGGGCCGCCCCGAACGCCTCGACGGCGAGCTGCCGGTGCAGTTCCCGCAGCACCGCCGGGAAGTCGGTACCGTCCGGCAGACTCCGGGCTTCGATGACGGCGTACGGCACCCGGCGCTGCCGGTCCTGGCCGAGGAACCGCCGCAGCAGGGCCAGCAGGCCGTCGCCCTCCGGGCCGGCCACCAGCCAGAACACCGGCAGTCGCCGATCGGTGCGCCGGGGGCGGCGCAGCAGCCGGGCCACCAGTCTGAGGAACTCCACTCCCCCGTCGGGGAGCCGGACCCGGCCCGCGGGTGTCTGCTCCCGGGTCGCCGCCTTCCGCACGGGGCACCTCCAGCCGTCGCCACTGTGACCGGTCGCGCACACAGTGTCGTCTGCCGGAGCAACCCCGGCTGCCCCACCCCGCCCCGGAGGGCGGGGTGGGGCCGGGGTCAGCGGGCGGCGAGCGGGCGGGTGGCGGGGGTGACCGGGGTGGGCAGCGGGGTCACCCCGCCCAGGTACGCGTGGATCGCGGCAGCGGCGGCCCGGCCCTCGGCGATCGCCCAGACGATCAGGGACGCGCCCCGGTGCATGTCACCGGCGACGAAGACCCCGTCGGCGTCGGTCTGCCAGTCGGGGCGGGCGTCCACCGCGCCCCGACCGTTGCGGGTCACCCCGAACTGGTCGAGCAGCGGCTGCACCTCGGTGCCCTCGAAGCCGATCGCCAGCAGCACCAGGTCCGCCGGGAGTTCCCGCTCGGAGCCGGGCAGCGGGGTGACGATCCGCCGGCCGTCGCGCTTCTCCACGGTCACCTCGGCGATCCGGACGCCCTTGACCTGCCCGGTGCCGTCGTCGACGAACTCCTGCACGGCGACCGCGAAGACCCGCTCGCCGCCCTCCTCGTGCGCCGGGTAGTTGCGCAGCAGCCACGGCCAGGTCGGCCACGGGTCACGGGCGGCGTCCCGGCTGTGCGGCGGCTCCGGGTACAGGTCGAGCTGGTGGATGCCGGCCGCGCCCTGCCGGTGGGCCACGCCGAGGCAGTCCGCGGCGGTGTCCCCACCACCGATGATCACGACGTGCCTGCCGGCCGCGTCGACCGGGGCCGCCTCGGCCAGCCCGGCGACCACCCGGTTCGCCGCCACCAGGTGCTCCATCGCCTGGTGCACGCCGCGCAGGCCGCGCCCCGGGGTATCCGGGGTGTCCCGGCCGGCGAGCGCGCCGCAGGCCAGCAGCACCGCGTCGTACTCGGACCGGAGCTGCTCGGCGGTGACGTCCACCCCGACGTTCACGCCGGTACGGAACACCACCCCCTCGGCGGTCAGCTGGGCCAGCCGCCGGTCGATGTGCTCCTTCTCCAGCTTGAAGTCGGGGATGCCGTACCGGAGCAGGCCGCCGATGCGGTCGTCCCGCTCGTACACGGTGACCGCGTGCCCGGCGCGGGCCAGTTGCTGCGCGGCGGCCAGGCCGGCCGGGCCGGAACCGACCACCGCGACCCGCCGCCCGGTCGGCGCGGGCAGTGCCGCCGGGGTGACCAGGCCCCGGTCGAAGGCGGCGTTGGCGATCTCCACCTCGACCTGCTTGATGGTCACCGGGTCGTCGGCGATGCCGAGCACGCAGGCCGCCTCGCAGGGGGCCGGGCAGAGCCGCCCGGTGAACTCGGGGAAGTTGTTGGTGGCGTGCAGCGACGCCACCGCCGCCGGCCACTCCCCGGTCCGGACCAGGTCGTTCCAGTCCGGGATGCGGTTGCCCAGCGGACAGCCGTCGTGGCAGAACGGGATGCCGCAGTCCATGCACCGGGTGGCCTGCTCACGGACCAGGCCCTCCTCGGCCGGCGGGTACACCTCCCGCCAGTCGCTGATCCGCACCGGCACCGGACGGCGGTCGGGCATCCGCCTCGGGTAGCGCAGGAAACCGTTCGGGTCAGGCACGAGCCACCTCCTGGGCCGCCGCCGTCCGGCTCGCCGACACCGCCGGCGCGGACAGCGCGGTCATCACCGCATCGTCGACGTCGCGGCCGGCGGCTTCGGCGGCCCGCATGATGTCCAGCACCCGCCGGTAGTCCCGGGGGACCACCGCGGTGAACTCCGCCACCGCCTCCGGCCACCGCTTGAGCAGGTCCTCGGCGACCGTCGAGCCGGTCTCGGCGACGTGCCGGCGGAGCAGGTCGTGCAGCAGCTCGCGCTCCTCCTCGCGCAGCGGGGCGAGGTCCACCAGCTCGGTGTTGACCCGGCGCCGGTCGAGCTGGTGCACGAAGGCGGTACCGCCGGACATGCCGGCGGCGAAGTTGCGTCCGGTCCGGCCCAGCACGACCACCGTGCCGCCGGTCATGTACTCGCAGCCGTGGTCGCCGACGCCCTCGACGACCGCGGTCGCGCCGGAGTTGCGGACCGCGAACCGCTCCCCCACCCGGCCGCGCAGGAACACCTCACCGCCGGTGGCCCCGTACAGGATGGTGTTTCCGGCGATGATCTGGTCCTCGGCGCGCTCGCCGGGCCGGGCGTCGGCGGCGACGAACGGGGCGGCGGCGTCCGGGGCGACGACGATCCGCCCACCGGAGAGCCCCTTGGCCACGTAGTCGTTGGCGTCGCCGTGCAGCCGCAGGGTGACCCCGGACGGCAGGAACGCGCCGAACGACTGGCCGGCGGTGCCGCGCAGCACGAACTCGACGGTGTCGTCGGGCAGGCCCCGACCGCCGTGCCGACGGGTCACCTCGCCGCCGAGCATCGCGCCGACGCTGCGGTGCTCGTTGCGCACCGCCACCTCCACCCGGACCGGGGTGCCGTCGCGCAGCGCCGGCTGGGCGAGCCGGATCAGCTCGTTGTCCAGGGCGTGTTCGAGGCCGTGGTCCTGGGCGCGGACGCCGCGCCGGACCGCGTCCGCCGGCAGCTCCGGCAGGTGCAGCACCCGGCCCAGGTCGAGCCCGTGGGCCTTCCAGTGCGTGACGGCCGGGGTGACGTCGAGCAGTTCCACCTGCCCGATCGCCTCCTCGATGCTGCGCAGGCCCAGTTCGGCCAGGTAGCCGCGGACCTCCTCGGCGAGGAACAGGAAGAAGTTCTCCACGAACTCGGGTCGGCCGGTGAACCGTTCGCGCAGCACCGGGTTCTGGGTGGCGATGCCGACCGGACAGGTGTCCAGGTGGCAGACCCGCATCATCACGCAGCCCTCGACGATCAGCGGGGCGGTGGCGAAGCCGAACTCCTCCGCGCCGAGCAGCGCCGCGACCAGCACGTCCCGGCCGGTCTTGAGCTGCCCGTCGACCTGCACGGTGACCCGGTCGCGGAGCTTGTTGATCAGCAGGGTCTGCTGCGCCTCGGCCAGGCCCAGCTCCCAGGGGGTGCCGGCGTGCTTGAGCGAGTTGAGCGGGGACGCGCCGGTGCCGCCGTCGTGGCCGGAGATCAGGATGACGTCGGCCTTGAGCTTGGCGACGCCGGCCGCGACGGTGCCCACGCCGACCTCGCTGACCAGCTTGACGTGTACCCGGGCGGCCGGGTTGACGCACTTCAGGTCGTGGACGAGCTGGGCGAGGTCCTCGATGGAGTAGATGTCGTGGTGCGGCGGCGGGGAGATCAGGCCGACGCCGGGGGTGGCGTGCCGGGTCCGGGCGATCCACGGCCAGACCTTGTTGCCGGGG
Proteins encoded in this region:
- a CDS encoding glutamate synthase subunit beta, with amino-acid sequence MPDPNGFLRYPRRMPDRRPVPVRISDWREVYPPAEEGLVREQATRCMDCGIPFCHDGCPLGNRIPDWNDLVRTGEWPAAVASLHATNNFPEFTGRLCPAPCEAACVLGIADDPVTIKQVEVEIANAAFDRGLVTPAALPAPTGRRVAVVGSGPAGLAAAQQLARAGHAVTVYERDDRIGGLLRYGIPDFKLEKEHIDRRLAQLTAEGVVFRTGVNVGVDVTAEQLRSEYDAVLLACGALAGRDTPDTPGRGLRGVHQAMEHLVAANRVVAGLAEAAPVDAAGRHVVIIGGGDTAADCLGVAHRQGAAGIHQLDLYPEPPHSRDAARDPWPTWPWLLRNYPAHEEGGERVFAVAVQEFVDDGTGQVKGVRIAEVTVEKRDGRRIVTPLPGSERELPADLVLLAIGFEGTEVQPLLDQFGVTRNGRGAVDARPDWQTDADGVFVAGDMHRGASLIVWAIAEGRAAAAAIHAYLGGVTPLPTPVTPATRPLAAR